One genomic window of Paenisporosarcina antarctica includes the following:
- a CDS encoding dihydroorotate dehydrogenase: protein MPDWSYHVLFKPISKKLPPPVSREFIHSGMTRIASLPGGGRFINFLGREESSVLVQREIQDITFPNPVGLSGKIDPLLTGSKAFSNLGFGFIEVGPVTKNSVTDATTPSINYTKQMIEFSPHYESIGIDQTLQQLKKWKPKQPLLIRLAGTVDEQVEMLEKLDMYADAFVVQSTSFERFHHTSNKPIYLAVPVNQVEELPIEQIQTNFSGVVLDEQLNQSSEENLSKLLDGVQFLRAHHFELPILTVGGINEPADALSLLGAGASLVLLSGGYVLSGPGLTKRINEALLSEVQPEYPTNTTWIWYWLFGLMILTGGFLALLFSLTSIILPYDEQFLGMERDEILLFNERILFFMAHDRMTLAGTMISGGIVYMSLARYGVRNGLLWAKQAIDLAAIIGFMGIFLFIGYGYFDWLHLIFWLILLPFYIVGFIKTRHLNGTPSSFNTRNHVSWRRSLFGQLAFVTLGFSFILGGIIISFVGVTKIFVPTDLLYICMSPEMLHAFNERLLSVIAHDRAGFGSALLSVGFLVLTLSLWGFQQGNKWVWWTLLIGGLPAFAAAISIHLLIGYTTFIHLLPAYFALSLFIIGLVTTYRFFHMREVDL, encoded by the coding sequence ATGCCTGATTGGTCATACCATGTTTTATTTAAACCAATTTCAAAAAAGCTTCCTCCTCCTGTTTCAAGAGAGTTTATCCACAGCGGGATGACTAGAATCGCATCTCTTCCCGGTGGAGGACGCTTCATTAACTTTTTAGGTCGAGAGGAATCATCTGTTTTAGTGCAAAGAGAGATTCAAGACATCACGTTTCCAAATCCGGTCGGACTATCTGGTAAAATAGATCCTTTATTAACAGGATCTAAGGCATTTTCTAATCTAGGATTTGGTTTTATAGAAGTCGGTCCAGTAACGAAAAATAGTGTCACGGATGCTACCACTCCTTCCATTAACTATACTAAGCAAATGATTGAGTTCTCACCCCACTATGAATCCATTGGAATTGATCAAACACTTCAACAGCTTAAAAAGTGGAAACCAAAGCAACCGCTTTTGATTAGGTTAGCGGGAACGGTTGATGAACAAGTAGAAATGCTGGAGAAGTTAGACATGTACGCAGATGCATTTGTTGTACAATCGACTAGTTTCGAGAGATTTCACCACACATCAAATAAACCCATTTATTTGGCTGTACCTGTCAATCAAGTAGAAGAACTACCTATTGAACAAATTCAAACTAATTTTTCTGGTGTTGTCTTGGATGAACAATTAAACCAATCATCTGAAGAAAATCTGTCAAAATTACTAGACGGGGTTCAGTTTTTAAGAGCTCATCACTTTGAACTACCTATTCTTACGGTCGGCGGGATTAATGAACCGGCTGATGCATTGTCGTTACTGGGTGCCGGTGCGTCCCTTGTTTTGTTATCAGGTGGCTATGTTTTGTCAGGGCCAGGGCTAACTAAACGAATTAACGAAGCATTGCTTTCGGAAGTACAACCTGAATACCCAACAAATACAACCTGGATTTGGTATTGGTTATTTGGTTTGATGATTTTAACTGGTGGTTTTTTAGCGCTTCTTTTTAGCTTAACCTCGATCATTCTGCCATATGATGAGCAGTTTCTTGGAATGGAAAGGGATGAAATCCTGTTATTTAATGAGCGGATTTTATTCTTTATGGCACATGACCGAATGACACTCGCGGGCACCATGATTTCTGGTGGGATTGTTTATATGTCTTTAGCGAGATATGGGGTACGCAATGGCTTACTTTGGGCAAAACAAGCGATTGATTTGGCTGCCATCATTGGCTTTATGGGAATCTTTCTATTCATTGGGTATGGCTATTTTGATTGGCTCCACCTCATCTTCTGGCTCATACTTTTACCTTTTTATATAGTTGGTTTTATAAAGACAAGACATTTGAATGGAACCCCTTCGTCATTTAATACAAGAAATCACGTCAGTTGGAGACGCAGTTTATTTGGTCAACTTGCATTTGTTACCCTAGGGTTCTCGTTCATTCTTGGAGGTATCATTATTTCATTTGTAGGCGTTACGAAGATCTTTGTGCCAACTGATTTACTGTATATTTGTATGTCCCCAGAGATGCTTCATGCCTTTAATGAAAGGCTATTATCTGTCATAGCGCATGATCGCGCTGGTTTTGGGAGTGCTTTACTGAGTGTTGGGTTTTTAGTTCTTACGTTGTCTTTGTGGGGATTCCAACAAGGGAACAAATGGGTATGGTGGACGCTACTTATTGGTGGCCTCCCAGCTTTCGCAGCTGCCATATCGATTCATCTTTTAATTGGCTACACCACGTTTATCCATTTACTTCCTGCCTATTTTGCTTTAAGTCTATTTATTATTGGGCTGGTTACTACGTATCGCTTTTTCCATATGAGGGAAGTTGACTTGTGA